The Microcebus murinus isolate Inina chromosome 1, M.murinus_Inina_mat1.0, whole genome shotgun sequence genome includes a region encoding these proteins:
- the FAM43A gene encoding protein FAM43A, producing the protein MLPWKKHKFELLAEAPPRQASKPKGYAVSLHYSALSSLARACPEGALSRVGSMFRSKRKKLHITSEDPTYTVLYLGNATTIQARGDGCTDLAVGKIWSKSEAGRQGTKMKLTVSAQGIRMVHAEERALRRPGHLYLLHRVTYCVADARLPKVFAWVYRHELKHKAVMLRCHAVLVSKPEKAQAMALLLYQTSANALAEFKRLKRRDDARHQQQELVGAHTIPLVPLRKLLLHGPCCYKPPVERSRSAPKLGSITEDLLGEQQEQELQEEEEEEHPAGCLEEEEDRAGEGDPAEQEAEAQRALVVAMHLECGDLLDTLENGREEAPGGGGGSQGPGAGPPPLLLGSASDMKAELSQLISDLGDFSFGNDVRTLQADLRVTRLLSGESTGSESSIEGGGPDATSATAADPPGPADGASADEPHSG; encoded by the coding sequence ATGCTGCCGTGGAAGAAGCACAAGTTCGAGCTGCTGGCCGAGGCGCCGCCGCGGCAGGCGTCCAAGCCCAAGGGCTACGCTGTGAGCCTGCACTACTCCGCGCTCAGCTCGCTGGCGCGGGCGTGCCCCGAAGGCGCGCTCAGCCGGGTGGGCAGCATGTTCCGTTCCAAGCGCAAGAAGCTGCACATCACCAGTGAGGACCCCACTTACACAGTGCTCTACTTGGGCAATGCCACCACCATCCAGGCGCGCGGAGACGGCTGCACCGACCTAGCCGTGGGCAAGATCTGGAGCAAGAGCGAGGCGGGCCGTCAGGGCACCAAGATGAAGCTGACGGTGAGTGCGCAGGGTATCCGCATGGTGCACGCTGAGGAGCGCGCGCTGCGCCGCCCGGGCCACCTCTATTTGCTGCACCGCGTCACCTACTGCGTGGCAGACGCACGGCTGCCTAAAGTCTTCGCATGGGTGTACCGACACGAGCTAAAGCACAAGGCGGTAATGCTGCGCTGCCACGCTGTGCTGGTGTCCAAGCCTGAGAAGGCGCAAGCTATGGCCCTGCTACTCTACCAGACATCTGCCAACGCGCTGGCGGAATTTAAACGCCTCAAGCGGCGGGACGACGCGCGTCACCAGCAGCAGGAGCTGGTGGGCGCTCACACCATCCCGCTAGTGCCGCTGCGCAAGCTGCTCTTGCACGGACCCTGCTGCTACAAACCGCCGGTGGAGCGCAGCCGCAGCGCGCCCAAGCTCGGCTCCATCACTGAGGACCTGCTCGGCGaacagcaggagcaggagctgcaggaggaagaggaggaggagcaccCCGCGGGCTGcctggaggaagaagaggacCGTGCTGGGGAGGGAGACCCAGCAGAGCAGGAGGCCGAGGCGCAGCGGGCGTTGGTGGTGGCCATGCACTTAGAGTGCGGGGACTTGCTGGACACGCTGGAGAATGGCCGCGAGGAGGCGCCAGGGGGCGGCGGGGGCTCGCAGGGCCCGGGAGCCGGGCCGCCGCCTCTGCTGCTGGGCAGCGCCTCCGACATGAAGGCCGAGCTGTCGCAGCTCATTAGCGACCTGGGCGACTTCAGCTTCGGCAACGACGTGCGCACTCTGCAGGCCGACTTGCGGGTGACGCGCCTGCTGTCGGGCGAGAGCACCGGCAGCGAGAGCTCCATCGAGGGCGGGGGCCCGGACGCCACCTCCGCCACCGCCGCGGACCCGCCCGGCCCAGCCGACGGCGCCAGCGCGGACGAGCCCCACTCGGGCTGA